A genome region from Maridesulfovibrio salexigens DSM 2638 includes the following:
- a CDS encoding SPL family radical SAM protein, with product MDNEIVLPDHLKGIEKIYIDRSMQKVPLTERVLSRMPDLPVEVVDPENFPHGELGGKQSLYLKEYKGKFLRFCPGTRYYHCCGYRIIHIGEGCPMACSYCILQAYFQDNVLKVWANQNDLFDELGKAFSADISTRYRVGTGEFTDSLALEAVTGYSRDLVEFLGDYPNVCLELKSKIIDLSWMDVVKRTDRLLPAWSLNAPFVNEHEEFGVSTLKERLEAARTCAEAGFRVCLHFDPIIRFDGWREGYAEIIDMIFDYVKPEQIAYFSLGSFRHMPHLKPIIEQNFPETTYIFDEFITGNDNKMRLLRPLRLRQFKFIVDRLRKHGMDKQLYFCMESTENWQDVFGYTPKDLGGLGKHLMKQAFND from the coding sequence ATGGATAATGAAATCGTACTTCCCGATCATCTTAAGGGAATTGAAAAAATATATATTGATCGCAGCATGCAAAAGGTACCGCTTACCGAGCGGGTGCTTTCACGCATGCCCGACCTCCCGGTAGAGGTTGTGGACCCGGAGAATTTCCCGCATGGGGAACTGGGTGGAAAGCAGTCCCTGTATCTTAAAGAGTACAAGGGTAAATTTTTGCGGTTTTGTCCCGGCACCCGTTACTACCATTGCTGCGGATACCGGATCATTCATATCGGTGAGGGCTGTCCTATGGCTTGCTCTTACTGTATTTTGCAGGCTTACTTTCAGGACAATGTGCTTAAAGTCTGGGCCAACCAGAATGATCTGTTCGATGAGCTGGGCAAGGCTTTTTCTGCGGATATTTCAACCCGTTACCGTGTCGGTACCGGGGAATTCACTGATTCCCTCGCCCTTGAAGCGGTCACCGGATACAGCCGCGATCTGGTAGAATTTCTTGGCGATTATCCCAACGTCTGTTTGGAGCTTAAGTCCAAGATCATCGATCTTTCATGGATGGACGTGGTCAAGAGAACCGACCGTCTGCTTCCGGCTTGGTCCCTCAATGCTCCGTTTGTTAATGAGCATGAGGAATTTGGTGTATCTACCCTAAAAGAGCGTCTTGAAGCTGCCCGCACCTGTGCCGAAGCAGGTTTCCGGGTTTGTCTCCATTTTGATCCGATTATCCGCTTTGACGGTTGGCGTGAAGGCTATGCGGAAATCATAGATATGATTTTTGATTACGTGAAGCCGGAGCAGATCGCTTATTTCAGCCTTGGCTCATTCAGGCATATGCCGCACCTAAAGCCTATTATTGAGCAGAATTTTCCGGAAACAACTTACATTTTCGATGAATTCATCACCGGTAATGATAACAAGATGCGACTGCTGCGGCCCCTGCGTCTGCGCCAGTTTAAGTTTATCGTAGACCGTCTGCGCAAGCATGGTATGGATAAGCAGCTCTACTTCTGCATGGAGTCTACCGAAAACTGGCAGGATGTGTTCGGCTACACCCCCAAGGATCTGGGTGGACTTGGAAAGCATCTTATGAAACAGGCTTTTAACGATTAA
- a CDS encoding SHOCT domain-containing protein, whose translation MEFISALSSWCSGSGFGHGAGYGMSGMSGWMPFHFGGILQLVVIGLIIYFTVRMFRKPDTGPSAPSAQDILKRRYASGEIDEETYIRMKNELK comes from the coding sequence ATGGAATTTATCAGTGCATTAAGCAGTTGGTGTAGCGGGTCAGGGTTCGGTCATGGTGCCGGATATGGCATGAGTGGTATGAGTGGCTGGATGCCTTTTCACTTTGGCGGAATATTACAGCTCGTAGTAATCGGGTTGATCATTTATTTTACCGTGCGCATGTTTCGTAAACCGGATACCGGTCCCAGTGCGCCTTCCGCTCAGGATATTTTGAAGAGGCGTTACGCTTCCGGCGAGATTGACGAGGAAACTTACATTCGCATGAAGAATGAATTGAAGTAA
- the panC gene encoding pantoate--beta-alanine ligase: protein METISNPQELQNLCLMLRAEGKKIGLVPTMGYFHEGHLSLMDAARKQCDVLIVSLFVNPTQFGENEDLDAYPHNLERDSELAEKRGVDILFTPIRDDMYFEDHSTWVEVPDLATNLCGKSRPIHFRGVATVVTKLFMTAQPHVAVFGQKDWQQLAIIKRMVRDLNIPVDVQGHEIVREESGLALSSRNVYLTEDEKSVAPNIQKGLQKMRDWVTAGESDAAKLKSDLVEFYAETIPTGRVDYIEIVHPENINILKNVGDSALCAVAIQLGNARLIDNLLIKV, encoded by the coding sequence ATGGAAACAATCAGTAATCCGCAAGAACTTCAGAACTTGTGCCTCATGCTCCGCGCTGAAGGCAAAAAGATAGGCCTTGTACCGACCATGGGTTATTTTCATGAAGGCCATTTAAGCCTCATGGATGCAGCCCGCAAACAATGTGACGTGCTCATCGTCAGCCTCTTCGTTAACCCCACTCAGTTTGGCGAAAACGAAGACCTTGACGCTTATCCCCATAATCTGGAACGGGACTCCGAACTTGCCGAAAAACGCGGCGTAGATATTCTCTTCACTCCGATACGCGACGACATGTATTTTGAAGACCACTCCACTTGGGTGGAAGTCCCCGATCTGGCAACAAACCTCTGCGGAAAATCCCGCCCCATACATTTCAGGGGAGTTGCCACGGTAGTCACAAAACTATTCATGACCGCACAGCCGCATGTAGCTGTATTCGGTCAAAAAGACTGGCAACAGCTGGCGATAATTAAAAGAATGGTCCGCGACCTGAATATTCCGGTCGATGTGCAGGGGCACGAGATAGTGCGCGAAGAATCAGGACTGGCCCTAAGCTCTCGCAACGTTTACCTCACCGAAGATGAAAAATCCGTTGCACCCAATATCCAGAAAGGATTGCAGAAAATGCGAGACTGGGTAACAGCCGGAGAGTCTGACGCGGCTAAGCTTAAATCCGACCTTGTTGAATTCTATGCAGAAACAATTCCGACCGGCCGGGTTGATTATATCGAAATTGTACACCCCGAAAACATCAATATCCTTAAAAATGTAGGCGATTCTGCACTTTGTGCGGTAGCAATACAACTTGGCAACGCAAGATTGATAGACAATTTGCTTATAAAAGTGTAA
- a CDS encoding Lrp/AsnC family transcriptional regulator, translating to MIKLDDVDRQIVAALQENGRISNKEVAELVNLTHSSCSRRIARLEKEGIIVGYRALTDRLKLGYSVRAYCGVFRDASVGWAELAEELAKIEGVVSVYAVSGNVDIMVEIVARDMQHYSSVVMKEFANTKGVSATRSTFVLEEVKSIY from the coding sequence ATGATAAAACTTGATGATGTGGATAGGCAGATAGTTGCTGCGCTTCAGGAGAATGGAAGAATTTCAAATAAAGAAGTTGCTGAGTTGGTTAATCTAACCCACTCAAGCTGTTCCCGCCGGATAGCTCGTTTGGAAAAAGAGGGTATTATCGTAGGGTACCGTGCCCTGACTGATCGTCTTAAGCTTGGATATTCCGTGCGGGCGTACTGCGGGGTGTTTCGTGACGCAAGTGTCGGCTGGGCAGAGCTTGCTGAAGAATTGGCTAAGATTGAAGGGGTGGTCAGTGTCTACGCAGTTTCCGGCAATGTTGATATTATGGTCGAGATTGTTGCACGTGATATGCAGCACTATTCATCTGTGGTGATGAAAGAGTTTGCCAATACCAAGGGAGTCAGTGCCACCCGGAGTACGTTTGTTCTGGAGGAGGTTAAGTCTATCTACTAG
- a CDS encoding methyl-accepting chemotaxis protein: MKNLPIAMKLALGFGVVILLLSISGGMAYYALSSNLESFTQYRGLARDTNLMAQAQSNLLMVRMNVKDFLITDSEKDLNEYKQYMELTDGIMGEVKEEIKNPERVKFVEEAGRLLVGYNSKFNEVERLQRESNVDVNILNTVGPGIEKKLTEVMRSAHQDEDISAAYYTGLALRNLLLARLYAMKFLKSNELSDVERVNVEFKKFEQQLVTLDREVQNPERRQLLADIKGAKDKYLIAFGETVEHIEARNAIVKGDLDKWGPVIAKNLEDAKLSVKKDQDTLGPKVQAQSEQAKTNVGLLSFAAVVFGVIAMIVISRAITRPLGIATAFAGDVAAGRFKTSIDINQQDEVGKICNALNSIRDSVSSAADEVEDIVSRVENGEMNANGNADAFEGGFADLVGGVNTLAGVYSGFLDQLPVGVMSLSSDFKPIYLNKEARTIAGIDSYGDKKCYELFKTDECQTADCASDICMKKKAAASSETLAHPVSGEYAITYSSTPLITRSGEVVGATEVIIDQTEIKKAQETMLNVAGQANEIADRVASASEELAAQIEEVSNGAEIQQQRVGETATAMEQMNSSVLEIARNASEAREQSDSAKEKAQEGAELVNSVVAAINKVHTVANVLQDDMEKLGREAQAIGGVMTVITDIADQTNLLALNAAIEAARAGEAGRGFAVVADEVRKLAEKTMDATTEVGSNIRAIQTATDTNLINVNSAVENVAEATELAGNSGSALSQIVSMSTESSDLVGGIAAAAEEQSATSEQINRAVDEVNRIVSDSAEGMIQSATAVQELAEMSLELKKVLDNLRK; the protein is encoded by the coding sequence ATGAAAAATTTACCTATTGCAATGAAATTGGCATTGGGATTCGGGGTCGTGATTCTGCTGTTATCTATTTCAGGGGGAATGGCGTATTATGCTTTGTCTTCCAATCTGGAGTCCTTCACTCAGTACCGCGGGTTGGCCCGGGATACCAATCTTATGGCGCAAGCACAGTCTAATCTGCTTATGGTGCGCATGAATGTTAAGGATTTTTTAATCACTGATAGTGAAAAAGACCTTAACGAATATAAACAATACATGGAGCTGACTGACGGCATCATGGGTGAGGTTAAAGAAGAGATCAAAAATCCGGAGCGAGTTAAATTTGTGGAGGAAGCTGGTCGCCTGCTTGTCGGCTATAACTCAAAGTTTAATGAAGTTGAGCGCTTGCAGAGAGAGAGCAATGTCGACGTGAATATATTAAACACTGTCGGCCCCGGGATTGAGAAAAAACTGACCGAGGTAATGCGTTCTGCCCATCAGGACGAGGATATCAGTGCGGCTTATTATACAGGATTAGCATTGAGGAATCTGCTTCTGGCCCGGTTGTATGCAATGAAATTTCTAAAGAGTAATGAGCTCTCAGATGTTGAACGGGTTAATGTTGAATTTAAAAAATTTGAGCAGCAGCTGGTAACTCTTGATCGTGAGGTGCAGAACCCCGAACGCCGTCAGCTTTTGGCTGACATTAAGGGAGCCAAAGATAAATATTTAATCGCATTTGGTGAGACTGTTGAGCATATAGAAGCCCGTAATGCCATTGTTAAAGGGGATCTCGATAAATGGGGCCCTGTTATCGCTAAAAATCTTGAAGATGCTAAGCTCTCTGTAAAAAAAGATCAGGATACTTTAGGGCCTAAAGTGCAGGCTCAAAGCGAGCAGGCAAAGACTAATGTGGGGCTGCTGTCATTCGCTGCTGTAGTGTTTGGCGTTATCGCTATGATCGTTATTTCAAGGGCTATTACCCGTCCTCTGGGGATTGCTACCGCTTTTGCGGGAGATGTTGCTGCTGGAAGGTTTAAAACAAGCATTGATATCAATCAGCAGGATGAAGTGGGTAAGATTTGCAATGCTTTGAACAGTATCCGTGATTCTGTTTCATCTGCCGCAGATGAGGTTGAAGATATCGTTTCCCGTGTTGAGAACGGAGAAATGAACGCAAACGGAAATGCTGATGCTTTTGAAGGCGGGTTTGCTGATTTGGTTGGCGGTGTAAATACACTTGCTGGGGTTTATAGCGGATTCTTGGATCAGTTGCCGGTGGGAGTAATGAGTCTCTCCTCCGATTTCAAGCCCATATACTTGAATAAGGAAGCAAGAACTATTGCCGGAATAGATTCGTACGGAGATAAGAAATGTTATGAACTTTTTAAAACCGATGAGTGTCAAACAGCTGACTGCGCCTCGGATATATGTATGAAGAAAAAGGCTGCTGCCTCTTCCGAGACCTTAGCTCACCCGGTTAGCGGAGAATATGCCATCACTTACTCTTCTACTCCGTTGATAACCCGTTCTGGTGAAGTTGTCGGTGCCACAGAAGTCATAATTGATCAGACTGAGATTAAAAAGGCTCAAGAGACCATGCTTAATGTTGCAGGTCAGGCCAATGAAATTGCTGATCGTGTTGCATCAGCATCCGAGGAGCTGGCGGCCCAGATTGAGGAAGTCAGCAATGGTGCGGAGATTCAGCAGCAGCGTGTAGGAGAAACTGCAACTGCCATGGAACAGATGAACTCCAGTGTACTTGAGATTGCACGCAATGCTTCCGAAGCAAGAGAGCAGTCTGACAGCGCCAAAGAGAAAGCCCAGGAAGGTGCGGAACTGGTTAATAGCGTTGTTGCTGCTATTAATAAGGTCCACACTGTTGCTAATGTTTTGCAGGATGATATGGAAAAGCTCGGCAGGGAGGCGCAGGCTATCGGTGGTGTAATGACCGTGATTACTGATATCGCTGATCAGACTAACCTGTTGGCTTTGAATGCTGCAATTGAAGCAGCACGTGCAGGTGAAGCCGGGCGCGGGTTTGCCGTTGTTGCTGATGAAGTCCGCAAACTGGCTGAAAAAACGATGGATGCCACTACCGAGGTGGGCTCGAATATCAGGGCCATTCAAACAGCAACGGACACTAACTTGATTAATGTTAACAGCGCAGTGGAAAATGTTGCTGAAGCGACTGAGCTTGCTGGTAATTCCGGCTCCGCCCTTAGTCAGATTGTTAGCATGTCCACGGAATCTTCTGATCTGGTGGGAGGAATTGCAGCCGCGGCCGAGGAGCAATCGGCAACAAGCGAACAGATCAACCGAGCTGTTGATGAAGTTAACCGTATTGTGAGCGATTCGGCAGAGGGTATGATTCAATCCGCCACTGCTGTTCAGGAACTTGCGGAGATGTCTCTTGAGTTAAAGAAGGTTCTCGATAATTTGAGAAAATAG
- a CDS encoding cache domain-containing protein, producing the protein MNPTLIEKHSKQLLQVMPTTSNCMSRLTRLDRQWTMATMTGKINCSRIAQTLIDFIITTQENFSGLRQNLIDILIKENTNKVVQEISAVAQVVIDILKRNLFERTADVGFLATDDDLVRFLSNPERDRHDVSIIEDRLREYRDKYTVYNEIVILDTEGRVCAHLDQSNKITASRDPLISETLAAKDYVETYRNSDLAPDSGEVLIYSQAIKSPDTGTDLGVLCLIFDFDGEMDGVFKNLSEFSKDTVLIVLDDRGCAIASSNPDSVPVGRRINMNLDEDFQIVSINNTPYLSKTVKTKGYQGFFGLPWYGHVLKRMDTAFSGNNDNSFDAAAIRDKAHFSGRLTHVEEASENVLSDLELVVQNGEIMAAKKCIEPNPVEQMEGRALPHILNEIKKIGDQVQSVFQHSTDELLQLVTASKLHDTQFLAQLAIDIMDRNLYERANDCRWWALTSDFKTILAKPTIEDEDRDRMRRILGYINSLYTVYTNLFVYDRTGKILACSNPGECDKEGRVLNAGYVVEATRITDSQLYCVSDFIKTDLYASEGQDRYTYIYNASITAHEDQSRVLGGIGIVFDSEPEFKAMLGDVLPKDAQGRIIEGAEGMFVEPGGKLISTTNPERKPGETTTLDPDFTQLSDGESTVKLVEEDGSLYAVGCAHSAGYREYKKDGSYKNDVLCLVRVLI; encoded by the coding sequence ATGAACCCTACCCTGATCGAAAAACACTCAAAACAGCTCTTACAGGTAATGCCCACCACCTCCAACTGCATGTCGAGGCTGACCAGACTGGACAGACAGTGGACAATGGCGACTATGACCGGAAAAATAAACTGCAGCCGAATTGCCCAGACACTCATCGATTTTATAATCACAACTCAGGAGAATTTCTCCGGTCTTAGGCAGAATCTTATCGATATCCTGATCAAGGAGAACACAAACAAAGTTGTTCAGGAAATATCAGCTGTTGCACAGGTCGTCATCGACATTCTTAAACGAAATTTATTCGAAAGGACCGCAGACGTAGGCTTCCTCGCCACTGACGATGACCTTGTCCGCTTCCTGTCCAACCCGGAAAGAGATCGCCATGACGTATCCATTATCGAAGACAGGCTTCGCGAATACAGGGACAAGTACACAGTATATAATGAAATTGTCATCCTCGACACTGAAGGCCGTGTCTGCGCACACCTCGACCAGAGCAACAAGATCACAGCTTCAAGAGATCCACTTATATCTGAAACCCTTGCAGCAAAAGATTATGTGGAAACATACAGAAACAGCGACTTAGCCCCTGATTCAGGTGAAGTCCTGATATACTCTCAGGCCATCAAATCACCCGACACAGGGACAGACCTTGGAGTCCTGTGTTTGATCTTTGATTTCGATGGTGAAATGGATGGAGTCTTCAAAAACTTGAGCGAGTTTTCAAAAGATACAGTCCTTATTGTATTAGATGACCGGGGCTGTGCAATTGCTTCCAGCAACCCAGATTCAGTTCCTGTTGGCAGAAGAATCAACATGAATCTCGACGAGGATTTTCAGATCGTCAGCATCAATAACACCCCGTACTTATCAAAAACAGTCAAAACCAAAGGTTATCAGGGGTTTTTCGGATTGCCGTGGTACGGCCATGTTCTGAAAAGAATGGACACGGCATTCAGCGGGAACAATGACAACTCATTTGATGCAGCAGCCATCAGAGACAAAGCACATTTTTCAGGAAGACTCACCCATGTGGAAGAAGCTTCCGAGAATGTCCTTTCGGACCTTGAACTCGTTGTCCAGAACGGTGAAATCATGGCTGCCAAGAAATGCATTGAGCCGAATCCGGTAGAACAGATGGAAGGCCGAGCCCTTCCGCATATTCTTAATGAGATCAAAAAAATCGGTGATCAGGTACAGAGTGTATTCCAGCATTCCACCGACGAACTCCTCCAGCTTGTAACAGCCTCAAAGCTTCATGATACACAGTTCCTTGCTCAGCTGGCCATCGATATTATGGACCGCAACCTATACGAGCGAGCCAACGACTGCCGCTGGTGGGCACTGACATCAGACTTCAAGACAATTCTTGCAAAGCCGACAATCGAGGATGAAGACCGAGACCGAATGCGGAGAATTCTGGGCTATATCAACAGCCTGTACACGGTCTATACCAACTTGTTTGTCTATGACCGGACAGGTAAGATATTAGCCTGCTCCAACCCCGGAGAATGCGACAAGGAAGGGAGAGTGTTAAACGCCGGCTACGTGGTCGAAGCCACAAGAATAACCGACTCTCAGCTGTACTGCGTTTCCGACTTCATCAAGACCGACCTCTATGCTTCGGAAGGTCAGGACCGATACACATACATATACAATGCATCCATCACCGCGCATGAAGACCAGTCACGAGTATTGGGAGGCATTGGTATTGTCTTTGATTCAGAGCCTGAATTTAAGGCTATGCTGGGAGATGTGCTCCCCAAAGATGCTCAGGGCAGAATAATTGAGGGAGCGGAAGGCATGTTCGTTGAACCGGGCGGAAAGCTGATTTCCACAACCAACCCGGAACGAAAACCGGGAGAAACCACAACCTTAGACCCTGACTTCACACAGCTAAGTGACGGAGAATCCACCGTTAAACTCGTTGAAGAAGACGGATCTCTTTATGCTGTAGGCTGCGCACACTCAGCCGGATACCGGGAATACAAAAAGGACGGAAGCTATAAGAACGATGTTCTCTGCTTGGTGCGGGTATTAATTTAG
- a CDS encoding GGDEF domain-containing protein — translation MRVMSLPMNKDNLFTSGISLSPQDLILYEHTLKDLIQEFLPFESYSLYFPKPAKGQFRAKLEARYNAEEAQLMLPLRLRGRDLCYFIARGVELEAPEALPPYLEALAACSLEKILLYKGSITDQLTGMATRDYFMSKLNKELDLIQNCMMPTTGGCKDPGIPTFSGSVGVVVLDLDHFQRINDRYGYGLGDSIIADLSASIKEMVAESVICARIFDDKFAFLIPDGRPKACAKLAEELRALVEKFQVEDPVTTDVLKISVSAGYANYPQSLSGPHFKRSADEQARILMRKAAKAVATAKDFGRNCVFAYSEILQKGAKVLEVLPLQRLALSIGQSVDAREGARFLVWSPDYQSGTQAHLTEDERISGTYPTMYKAEVVIIEVQEEIAFAEILHLSDPAWPVTEGDRLTLLNEKDSFFDAQAGPEANVSPQRDMITGLYSYKEFIGRYSRMRQNLDKFSVAVLRLAANPAEQGGNFQKLTDAQVQKVASRAETFFDKSCMGGRYSLNSLIYFFPDGESDAVMENVLRLVRECSDDFEIELAAGVASFPFLNYRRSEILENCRKGLDHSLMLEKPMVAQFDSVSLNISADRYYVDGDIYGAIEEFRLALLADSDNILARNSLGICYAQVGKPEQARKQFEEVLSITPKNIMALYNLGWTCQMLGSMDKAREAYEKCLELEPENVFSLVRLGVLSEQDKGLDEAEQYYLKAAKLKGGDALSMRHLARISYSRGDMDKAREYLHQALNANHNDAAAMNMLARIYLESGEDPQVAEVLARQSAALKPAKEQFWMTLAKALEVQEKFEEAEQVRSRF, via the coding sequence ATGCGGGTTATGTCCCTGCCTATGAACAAGGATAACCTCTTCACTTCTGGAATCAGTCTTTCCCCGCAGGATTTGATCCTCTACGAGCATACCCTCAAGGACCTCATTCAGGAATTCCTGCCTTTCGAATCCTACAGCCTTTATTTTCCCAAGCCCGCTAAGGGGCAGTTTCGGGCCAAGCTAGAGGCTCGTTACAATGCTGAAGAAGCGCAGCTGATGCTGCCTTTGCGGTTACGCGGCCGGGACCTCTGCTATTTTATTGCACGAGGTGTGGAGCTGGAAGCGCCCGAAGCTTTGCCGCCTTATCTCGAAGCTTTGGCTGCCTGCTCGCTGGAAAAGATTCTTCTTTATAAAGGTTCCATTACCGATCAGCTGACCGGGATGGCGACACGCGATTACTTCATGTCCAAATTGAACAAGGAATTGGACCTGATCCAGAACTGCATGATGCCCACCACCGGTGGTTGCAAGGACCCCGGTATTCCTACCTTCAGTGGTTCCGTGGGTGTTGTTGTTCTCGATCTGGATCATTTCCAGCGTATCAATGATAGGTACGGCTATGGTTTGGGCGATTCCATAATCGCTGATCTTTCGGCGAGCATTAAGGAAATGGTGGCCGAGTCTGTCATCTGTGCCCGTATCTTTGATGATAAGTTTGCGTTCCTGATTCCGGATGGCCGGCCTAAAGCCTGTGCGAAGCTGGCTGAAGAGTTGCGCGCTCTGGTTGAAAAATTTCAAGTTGAGGACCCGGTAACCACGGATGTGCTCAAGATAAGCGTCAGCGCCGGTTATGCCAATTATCCCCAGTCTCTTTCCGGTCCCCATTTCAAGCGGTCCGCAGACGAGCAGGCCCGTATCCTCATGCGCAAGGCCGCAAAAGCTGTTGCAACAGCTAAGGACTTCGGGCGAAATTGCGTTTTTGCCTATTCCGAGATTTTGCAGAAGGGTGCCAAGGTTCTGGAAGTCCTGCCGTTGCAGCGTCTGGCTTTGTCCATCGGTCAAAGTGTTGATGCTCGCGAGGGTGCACGTTTTCTGGTCTGGTCTCCGGATTATCAATCCGGCACACAGGCCCATCTCACTGAGGATGAGCGTATTTCAGGAACCTATCCGACTATGTACAAGGCCGAGGTGGTCATTATCGAAGTGCAGGAAGAAATCGCTTTCGCGGAAATCCTGCATTTAAGTGATCCGGCATGGCCTGTTACTGAGGGCGACCGACTGACCCTGCTTAATGAAAAGGACAGTTTTTTTGATGCTCAGGCCGGTCCTGAAGCTAATGTCTCTCCGCAGAGGGATATGATCACAGGACTTTACAGTTACAAAGAATTCATCGGGCGTTACAGCCGTATGCGCCAGAATCTGGATAAATTTTCAGTAGCTGTACTGCGTCTCGCTGCTAACCCGGCAGAGCAGGGTGGTAATTTTCAAAAATTAACCGATGCCCAAGTTCAGAAAGTCGCTTCAAGGGCGGAGACCTTTTTTGATAAGTCCTGCATGGGAGGACGCTACAGCCTGAACAGCCTGATTTATTTCTTCCCCGATGGTGAATCAGATGCCGTTATGGAAAATGTACTGCGTCTGGTGCGTGAGTGTTCAGATGACTTTGAAATCGAACTTGCAGCCGGTGTAGCTTCATTTCCCTTCCTTAACTATAGGCGCAGTGAAATCCTTGAAAACTGTCGTAAGGGTCTGGATCATTCTCTCATGCTCGAAAAACCAATGGTGGCTCAGTTTGATTCAGTTTCTTTGAATATTTCTGCTGACCGCTACTATGTGGATGGTGATATTTACGGCGCTATTGAGGAGTTCCGTCTCGCTCTGCTTGCTGATTCCGACAACATACTTGCCCGCAACTCGCTGGGTATTTGTTATGCGCAGGTCGGCAAGCCGGAACAGGCTCGCAAACAGTTTGAGGAAGTTCTGAGCATTACTCCCAAGAACATCATGGCTCTCTATAACCTCGGCTGGACCTGCCAGATGCTTGGCAGCATGGATAAGGCTCGTGAGGCCTATGAAAAATGTCTTGAGCTGGAGCCGGAAAACGTATTTTCTCTTGTCCGCCTCGGAGTGCTTTCCGAGCAGGACAAAGGCTTGGACGAAGCTGAGCAGTATTATCTCAAGGCAGCAAAGCTCAAAGGCGGGGATGCTTTGAGTATGCGTCATCTGGCCCGTATCTCTTATTCGAGAGGAGATATGGACAAGGCTCGTGAATATCTGCATCAGGCCTTGAACGCCAATCATAACGATGCGGCAGCCATGAATATGCTGGCCCGCATTTATCTTGAAAGCGGTGAGGATCCGCAGGTTGCTGAAGTTCTGGCCCGTCAGAGTGCTGCGCTCAAACCTGCAAAAGAGCAGTTCTGGATGACTCTTGCCAAGGCCTTGGAGGTGCAGGAAAAATTTGAAGAGGCCGAACAGGTCAGGTCCAGATTTTAG
- a CDS encoding lytic transglycosylase domain-containing protein: MTRFIVALYLILSGAIVFRMIIPFDAEREFSPSQRHEVQQRIKVADRERVPVPPLFGQVADEFSLHPEILNAIADHESGYNPWALNIEGRSVYPDSREEALAIIEKYKGKSYDVGLMQVNSYWIRKFDLSPAEALEPEENLRLGAWILRYCLDRYGYNWRAIGAYHTGSPKNLPGRARAYAVKVMKKYNALMEKSAAAGK; this comes from the coding sequence ATGACCAGATTCATTGTTGCCTTGTATCTAATTCTCAGCGGGGCTATTGTGTTCCGTATGATCATACCGTTTGATGCGGAGCGTGAGTTTTCACCTTCGCAGCGGCACGAGGTTCAGCAGCGCATTAAGGTGGCAGATCGTGAGCGGGTTCCCGTGCCTCCGCTTTTCGGGCAGGTTGCCGATGAGTTTTCTCTTCATCCGGAAATTCTGAATGCAATTGCGGACCATGAGAGCGGCTACAACCCGTGGGCCTTGAACATTGAGGGACGAAGCGTGTATCCTGATTCCCGTGAAGAAGCGCTTGCCATTATCGAAAAGTATAAGGGCAAGAGTTATGATGTGGGATTAATGCAGGTTAACTCGTATTGGATCAGGAAATTTGATCTCAGTCCTGCCGAGGCTCTGGAGCCGGAAGAAAATTTACGATTGGGTGCATGGATTTTAAGGTATTGCCTTGACCGTTATGGCTATAACTGGCGGGCTATCGGGGCCTATCACACCGGTTCTCCCAAAAATCTGCCCGGCCGGGCTCGTGCGTATGCGGTGAAGGTGATGAAGAAATACAATGCCCTGATGGAAAAATCTGCAGCTGCCGGGAAATAA
- a CDS encoding chemotaxis protein CheW yields the protein MPNTEYVIFEVDSCKFALPSVVVDRVERAVQLTPVPDAPVPVLGVVNYSGDVVPVLGLWGRIGGEERDVILSDRLIFSSANGRRMALVADRISDVIEIDDKATHDADEIWPGISLLKSLAGMGTDVVLVQDMSKLLDPEQEMDLLAAIAAMNEAEDSAADD from the coding sequence ATGCCTAATACTGAATACGTAATTTTCGAGGTTGATTCCTGCAAATTTGCATTGCCTTCGGTTGTTGTGGACCGTGTAGAGCGAGCGGTGCAGCTTACTCCGGTTCCTGACGCACCTGTTCCTGTTTTGGGAGTGGTAAACTATAGCGGCGATGTTGTTCCGGTTCTTGGTCTGTGGGGCAGGATTGGTGGAGAAGAGCGGGACGTAATTCTTAGCGACAGGCTTATTTTCAGCTCTGCCAATGGACGGCGTATGGCTTTGGTTGCGGATAGAATCAGTGACGTGATTGAAATTGATGACAAAGCTACACATGATGCTGATGAAATCTGGCCGGGAATCTCTCTGCTGAAATCTCTCGCCGGTATGGGAACCGATGTGGTGCTGGTTCAGGATATGAGCAAGCTCCTTGATCCTGAACAGGAAATGGATTTACTGGCAGCTATTGCAGCAATGAATGAAGCTGAGGACTCCGCAGCAGATGATTAA